In Pseudomonas fakonensis, one DNA window encodes the following:
- the astA gene encoding arginine N-succinyltransferase → MIVRPVRSSDLPALIELARSTGTTGLTTLPANEERLARRVGWAEKSFRGEAERGDTDYLFVLENDEGLVVGISAIAGAVGLREPWYNYRVGLTVSASQELNIYREIPTLFLANDLTGNSELCSLFLRSDYRSGRNGHLLSKSRMLFIAEFPDLFGKKLIAEMRGMSDAAGRSPFWESLGRHFFKMEFSQADYLTGVGNKSFIAELMPKFPLYTCFLSEAARSVIGRVHSDTEPALAMLKREGFNYQGFVDIFDAGPAIECETAKIRAVRDSETLVLAVGTPGDDATPYIIHNRKREDCRITAAPARLAAGTLVVDPLTAKRLRMGAGDNVRAVPLTAAREAQ, encoded by the coding sequence ATGATCGTTCGTCCCGTACGCAGCAGCGATTTACCCGCGCTGATCGAACTGGCCCGCAGCACCGGCACCACCGGCCTGACCACCTTGCCGGCCAACGAAGAGCGCCTGGCGCGGCGCGTCGGCTGGGCCGAGAAGAGCTTCCGTGGCGAAGCCGAGCGCGGCGATACCGACTACCTGTTCGTGCTGGAAAACGACGAGGGCCTGGTGGTTGGCATCAGTGCCATCGCTGGCGCCGTCGGCCTGCGCGAGCCCTGGTACAACTACCGCGTCGGCCTGACCGTCAGCGCCTCGCAAGAGCTGAACATCTACCGCGAAATCCCCACGCTGTTTTTGGCCAATGACCTGACCGGCAACTCCGAGCTGTGCTCGCTGTTTCTGCGCAGTGACTACCGCAGCGGGCGCAACGGCCACCTGCTGTCGAAGTCGCGCATGCTGTTCATTGCCGAATTCCCTGACCTGTTCGGCAAGAAGCTCATCGCCGAGATGCGCGGCATGTCTGATGCGGCGGGCCGTTCGCCGTTCTGGGAGAGCCTGGGCCGGCACTTCTTCAAGATGGAGTTCAGCCAGGCGGACTACCTCACCGGGGTGGGCAACAAGTCGTTCATCGCCGAGCTGATGCCCAAGTTCCCGCTGTACACCTGCTTCCTGTCCGAAGCTGCGCGCAGCGTGATCGGCCGCGTGCACAGCGACACGGAGCCGGCGCTGGCGATGCTCAAGCGCGAGGGCTTCAACTACCAAGGGTTTGTCGACATCTTCGACGCAGGCCCGGCCATCGAGTGCGAGACCGCGAAGATCCGCGCGGTGCGCGACAGCGAGACCCTGGTGCTGGCGGTGGGCACGCCGGGCGACGACGCCACCCCGTACATCATCCACAACCGCAAGCGCGAGGACTGCCGCATCACCGCAGCACCCGCGCGCCTGGCGGCCGGCACCCTGGTGGTCGACCCGCTGACCGCCAAGCGCCTGCGCATGGGGGCCGGCGACAATGTGCGCGCCGTGCCGCTGACAGCCGCCCGGGAGGCCCAATAA
- a CDS encoding ABC transporter permease — MIFDYNVIWEAMPLYVGGLLTTLKLLALSLFFGLLAAVPLGLMRVSKQPLVNMTAWLYTYVIRGTPMLVQLFLIYYGLAQFEAVRESFMWPLLSSATFCACLAFAVNTSAYTAEIIAGSLKATPHGEIEAAKAIGMSRMKMYRRILLPSALRRALPQYSNEVIMMLQTTSLASIVTLIDITGAARTVNAQYYLPFEAYITAGVFYLCLTFILVRLFKLAERRWLGYLAPRKH, encoded by the coding sequence ATGATCTTTGACTACAACGTCATCTGGGAGGCCATGCCGCTGTATGTCGGCGGCCTGCTGACCACCCTCAAGCTGCTGGCGCTGTCGCTGTTCTTCGGCCTGCTGGCGGCCGTCCCGCTGGGCCTGATGCGAGTGTCCAAGCAGCCGCTGGTGAACATGACTGCCTGGCTGTACACCTACGTGATCCGCGGCACGCCGATGCTGGTGCAGCTGTTCTTGATCTACTATGGCCTGGCCCAGTTCGAGGCGGTGCGCGAGAGCTTCATGTGGCCGTTGCTGTCCAGCGCGACCTTCTGTGCGTGCCTGGCATTTGCCGTCAACACCAGCGCCTACACCGCCGAGATCATCGCCGGCAGCCTCAAGGCCACGCCCCATGGCGAGATCGAGGCGGCCAAGGCCATCGGCATGTCGCGCATGAAAATGTACCGACGCATCCTGCTGCCCTCGGCGCTGCGCCGCGCATTGCCGCAGTACAGCAACGAAGTGATCATGATGCTGCAGACCACCAGCCTGGCCTCGATCGTCACCCTGATCGACATCACCGGTGCCGCGCGCACGGTCAACGCCCAGTACTACCTGCCTTTCGAGGCCTACATCACGGCGGGCGTGTTCTACCTGTGCCTGACCTTCATCCTCGTGCGCCTGTTCAAGCTGGCCGAACGCCGCTGGCTCGGCTACCTGGCGCCGCGCAAGCACTGA
- the astE gene encoding succinylglutamate desuccinylase, giving the protein MLALGKLLELTLTDHEPAEKTQVTPRGVRLRWLGEGALEVRPAESEDCGLDLLLSAGIHGNETAPIELLERLLHGVANGKIKPRARVLFLFGNPAAIRKGERYIEQDINRLFNGRHELSSGFEALRAAELEQFARVFFSKPERTRLHYDLHTAIRGSKIEQFALYPYKEGRTHSRRELARLAAAGMEAVLLQSKSSITFSAFTYEQLEAEAFTLELGKARPFGQNEGVNLDKLEERLIQIIEGTEPETGDSLDGLKLFSVAREIIKHSDHFHLHLPADIENFAELSKGYLLAEDLAEMRWVVEEEGARIIFPNPKVKNGLRAGILIVPDSGQRLS; this is encoded by the coding sequence ATGCTCGCCCTTGGCAAACTGCTTGAGCTGACCCTCACCGATCACGAACCGGCCGAGAAGACCCAAGTGACACCCAGGGGCGTGCGTTTGCGCTGGTTGGGGGAGGGCGCGCTCGAGGTGCGTCCGGCCGAAAGCGAGGATTGCGGCCTCGACCTGTTGCTGTCCGCCGGCATCCATGGCAACGAAACAGCGCCGATCGAGCTGCTCGAACGCCTGCTGCATGGTGTGGCCAACGGCAAGATCAAGCCCAGGGCGCGAGTGTTGTTCCTGTTCGGCAACCCGGCGGCGATTCGCAAGGGCGAGCGCTACATCGAGCAGGACATCAACCGCCTGTTCAATGGCCGCCACGAGCTTTCCAGCGGTTTCGAGGCGCTGCGCGCCGCGGAGCTCGAACAATTTGCCCGGGTATTTTTCAGCAAGCCCGAGCGTACCCGCCTGCACTACGACCTGCACACCGCAATCCGTGGCTCGAAGATCGAGCAGTTCGCCTTGTACCCCTACAAGGAGGGCCGCACCCACTCCCGGCGTGAACTGGCTCGTCTGGCTGCGGCAGGGATGGAGGCGGTGCTGCTGCAAAGCAAGTCTTCGATCACCTTCAGTGCCTTTACCTATGAACAGTTGGAGGCCGAGGCCTTCACCCTCGAACTGGGCAAGGCGCGGCCATTCGGGCAGAACGAAGGGGTCAATCTGGACAAGCTCGAAGAACGGCTCATCCAGATCATCGAAGGCACCGAGCCTGAGACCGGCGACTCGCTCGACGGCCTGAAGCTGTTCAGCGTGGCCCGCGAAATCATCAAGCACAGCGACCATTTCCACCTGCACCTGCCGGCGGACATCGAGAACTTCGCCGAGCTGAGCAAGGGCTACCTGCTGGCAGAGGACCTGGCCGAGATGCGCTGGGTGGTGGAGGAGGAGGGCGCGCGGATCATCTTCCCCAACCCCAAGGTCAAGAACGGCCTAAGGGCGGGGATTCTCATCGTGCCGGACAGCGGTCAGCGCTTGTCCTGA
- the astB gene encoding N-succinylarginine dihydrolase, with protein sequence MKSYEVNFDGLVGPTHNYGGLSYGNVASQSNSQQGSNPREAARQGLAKMKALMQMGFQQGVLAPQERPDVAALRRLGFTGSDAEVIQRAAKDAMPLLVASCSASSMWVANAATVSPSADTADGRVHFTAANLNCKYHRSIEHPTTSRVLQAMFNDQQVFAHHQALPAVAQFGDEGAANHTRFCRSYGEAGVEFFVYGRSAFDSRYPAPQKYPARQTLEASQAVARLHGLSEGGVVYAQQNPAVIDQGVFHNDVISVGNGEVLFYHEDAFLDTDAVLGQLQAKLASKGGNFQGICVPRAAVTVEDAVRSYLFNSQLLSRDDGSMLLVVPEECRNNERVWAYLSQLTSQGGPVKEVKVFDLKQSMQNGGGPACLRLRVALKESELAAVNQGVIMTASLYDTLVQWVDKHYRDRLGEADLADPQLLVECRTALDELTQILKLGSVYPFQRQP encoded by the coding sequence ATGAAATCCTACGAAGTGAATTTTGATGGCCTGGTGGGGCCGACCCACAACTACGGCGGCCTGTCGTACGGCAATGTGGCCTCGCAGAGCAACAGCCAGCAGGGTTCCAACCCCCGTGAAGCGGCGCGCCAGGGCCTGGCCAAGATGAAGGCGCTGATGCAAATGGGCTTCCAGCAGGGCGTGCTGGCGCCGCAGGAGCGCCCGGATGTGGCCGCCCTGCGCCGCCTGGGCTTCACCGGGTCGGATGCCGAGGTGATCCAGCGCGCGGCGAAAGACGCCATGCCGCTGCTGGTGGCCAGTTGCTCGGCCTCGAGCATGTGGGTGGCCAACGCCGCCACCGTCAGCCCCAGTGCCGACACTGCAGACGGGCGTGTGCATTTCACTGCCGCCAACCTCAACTGCAAGTACCACCGCAGCATCGAGCACCCAACCACCAGCCGTGTGCTGCAGGCGATGTTCAATGACCAGCAGGTGTTTGCCCACCACCAGGCGCTGCCGGCGGTGGCGCAGTTCGGTGACGAGGGCGCGGCCAACCACACCCGTTTCTGCCGCAGCTATGGTGAGGCCGGGGTCGAGTTTTTCGTCTATGGCCGCAGCGCCTTCGACAGCCGCTACCCGGCGCCGCAGAAGTACCCGGCGCGGCAAACCCTCGAGGCCTCGCAGGCGGTAGCCCGCTTGCATGGCCTGAGCGAGGGCGGGGTGGTCTACGCTCAGCAGAACCCGGCGGTGATCGACCAGGGCGTGTTCCACAACGATGTGATTTCGGTGGGCAACGGCGAGGTGCTGTTCTACCACGAGGACGCCTTCCTCGATACCGACGCGGTGCTTGGCCAACTGCAGGCTAAACTGGCCAGCAAGGGTGGCAATTTCCAGGGTATCTGCGTACCGCGTGCGGCGGTCACGGTGGAAGACGCGGTGCGCTCCTACCTGTTCAACAGCCAACTGCTCAGCCGCGACGACGGCTCGATGCTGCTGGTGGTGCCGGAGGAGTGCCGCAACAACGAACGCGTATGGGCCTATCTGTCGCAACTGACCAGCCAAGGCGGGCCGGTGAAGGAGGTCAAGGTGTTCGACCTCAAGCAGAGCATGCAGAACGGCGGCGGCCCTGCCTGCCTGCGCCTGCGCGTGGCGCTGAAGGAATCGGAACTGGCGGCGGTCAACCAAGGGGTTATCATGACCGCCTCGCTGTACGACACCTTGGTGCAGTGGGTCGACAAGCACTACCGCGACCGCCTCGGCGAGGCGGACCTGGCCGACCCACAACTGCTGGTAGAGTGCCGTACCGCACTGGATGAATTGACCCAGATCCTCAAGTTGGGTTCGGTGTATCCGTTCCAACGCCAACCTTGA
- the aruF gene encoding arginine/ornithine succinyltransferase subunit alpha — translation MLVMRPAQMADLNEVQRMAADSPVGVTSLPDDAGRLGDKIAASETSFAAEVSFNGEESYFFVLEDSASGKLAGCSAIVASAGYSEPFYSFRNETFVHASRELKIHNKIHVLSLCHDLTGNSLLTSFYVLPELVNSGWAELNSRGRLLFMAAHPERFADSVVTEIVGYSDEQGESPFWDAIGRNFFDLNYADAERLCGLKSRTFLAELMPHYPIYVPLLDDAAQEAMGQVHPRAQITFDILMREGFETEHYIDIFDGGPTLHARASSIRSIAQSRVVPVKVDDTQVKGGRPYLVSNGQLQDYRAVLLELDWVPGKPVSLSTEAVEALGVGEGASVRLVAV, via the coding sequence ATGCTGGTGATGCGCCCCGCGCAAATGGCGGATCTGAACGAAGTGCAGCGCATGGCTGCCGACAGCCCCGTTGGTGTCACCTCGCTGCCGGACGACGCCGGCCGTCTGGGCGACAAGATCGCCGCCTCGGAAACCTCTTTTGCCGCCGAAGTGAGCTTCAACGGCGAGGAGAGCTACTTCTTCGTGCTCGAGGACAGCGCCAGCGGCAAGCTGGCCGGCTGCTCGGCCATCGTCGCCTCGGCGGGCTATTCCGAGCCGTTCTACAGCTTTCGTAACGAGACCTTCGTGCACGCCTCTCGTGAGCTGAAGATCCACAACAAGATCCACGTGCTGTCGCTGTGCCACGACCTCACCGGCAACAGCCTGCTGACCAGTTTCTACGTGCTGCCGGAGCTGGTGAACAGCGGCTGGGCCGAGCTCAACTCGCGCGGGCGCCTGCTGTTCATGGCCGCGCACCCGGAGCGCTTCGCCGATTCGGTGGTGACCGAAATCGTCGGCTACAGCGACGAGCAGGGTGAGTCGCCGTTCTGGGATGCCATCGGGCGCAACTTCTTCGACCTCAACTACGCCGACGCCGAGCGCCTGTGCGGGCTGAAAAGCCGCACCTTCCTCGCCGAACTGATGCCGCACTACCCGATCTACGTGCCGCTGCTGGACGACGCCGCCCAGGAAGCCATGGGCCAGGTGCACCCGCGAGCGCAGATCACCTTCGACATCCTCATGCGCGAAGGCTTCGAGACCGAGCACTACATCGACATCTTCGACGGCGGCCCGACCCTGCACGCGCGCGCCTCGAGCATCCGCTCGATCGCCCAGAGCCGCGTGGTGCCGGTAAAAGTCGACGACACGCAGGTCAAGGGCGGGCGCCCGTACCTGGTGAGCAACGGCCAGTTGCAGGATTACCGCGCGGTGCTGCTGGAGCTGGACTGGGTGCCGGGCAAACCGGTCAGCCTGAGCACCGAGGCTGTCGAGGCGCTGGGTGTGGGTGAAGGCGCCAGCGTGCGCCTGGTGGCGGTCTGA
- a CDS encoding topoisomerase II, with the protein MSDALRLILEDEDGTQLETSCTRFAVVWQGKEVWIQQDGRGQLLIGVDVEEGDAEYANLLLRPMATNLVSLQLEMEPAEVGEDDDHVHGPDCGHHH; encoded by the coding sequence ATGTCCGACGCCCTGCGCCTGATCCTGGAAGATGAAGACGGCACCCAGCTGGAAACCTCCTGCACCCGCTTTGCCGTGGTCTGGCAAGGCAAGGAAGTGTGGATTCAGCAAGACGGCCGCGGCCAGCTGCTGATTGGTGTGGATGTCGAAGAAGGCGACGCCGAGTACGCCAACCTGCTGCTGCGCCCGATGGCCACCAACCTGGTCAGCCTGCAGCTGGAAATGGAGCCGGCCGAAGTCGGCGAAGATGACGACCACGTGCATGGCCCGGACTGCGGCCACCACCACTAA
- a CDS encoding ABC transporter ATP-binding protein, with amino-acid sequence MYKLQIQDLHKRYGSHEVLKGVSLEARAGDVISIIGSSGSGKSTFLRCINLLEQPHAGRISLNNEELRLVAGKDGALKAADPKQLQRMRSRLSMVFQHFNLWSHMTALENVIEAPVHVLGVNKKEALEKAQHYLAKVGVSHRMDAFPGHMSGGEQQRVAIARALAMEPEVMLFDEPTSALDPELVGDVLKVMQSLAQEGRTMVVVTHEMGFAREVSNQLVFLHKGLVEERGCPREVLANPQSERLKQFLSGSLK; translated from the coding sequence ATGTACAAACTGCAAATCCAAGACCTGCACAAGCGCTACGGCAGCCACGAGGTGCTCAAGGGCGTCTCCCTCGAGGCCAGGGCGGGCGATGTGATCAGCATCATCGGCTCCAGTGGTTCGGGCAAGTCCACCTTCCTGCGCTGCATCAACCTGCTCGAGCAGCCCCATGCGGGCCGCATCAGCCTCAACAACGAAGAGCTGCGACTGGTGGCGGGCAAGGATGGTGCGCTCAAGGCTGCCGACCCCAAGCAGCTGCAGCGCATGCGTTCGCGCCTGTCGATGGTGTTCCAGCACTTCAACCTGTGGTCGCACATGACAGCGCTGGAGAACGTCATCGAGGCGCCGGTGCACGTACTGGGTGTGAACAAGAAGGAGGCGCTGGAAAAGGCCCAGCACTACCTGGCCAAGGTGGGTGTTTCGCATCGCATGGACGCTTTCCCCGGGCATATGTCCGGCGGTGAGCAGCAGCGCGTGGCGATTGCTCGGGCCCTGGCCATGGAGCCTGAGGTGATGCTGTTCGACGAACCCACTTCGGCGCTGGACCCGGAGCTGGTGGGCGATGTGCTCAAAGTGATGCAGTCGCTGGCCCAGGAAGGCCGCACCATGGTGGTGGTCACCCACGAGATGGGCTTTGCCCGCGAGGTGTCCAACCAGCTGGTGTTCCTGCACAAGGGCCTGGTGGAAGAGCGCGGTTGCCCGCGCGAAGTGCTGGCCAACCCGCAGTCGGAACGGCTCAAGCAGTTCCTCTCTGGCAGCCTGAAGTAA
- a CDS encoding ABC transporter permease: MLKGYGAVILDGAWLTLQLALSSMALAIVLGLIGVALRLSPVRWLAWLGDLYSTVIRGIPDLVLILLIFYGGQDIINRVAPLLGYDDYIDLNPLAAGIGTLGFIFGAYLSETFRGAFLGIPKGQAEAGAAYGMSGVQVFFRILVPQMIRLAIPGFTNNWLVLTKATALISVVGLQDMMFKAKQAADATREPFTFFLAVAALYLVLTSVSLLALKYLEKRYSVGVKVAEL; encoded by the coding sequence ATGTTGAAAGGCTATGGGGCAGTCATCCTCGACGGGGCGTGGCTGACGCTGCAGCTCGCCCTGTCGTCGATGGCCCTGGCCATTGTCCTCGGCCTGATCGGCGTGGCGCTGCGCTTGTCGCCGGTACGCTGGCTGGCCTGGCTGGGGGATCTTTACTCCACGGTGATCCGTGGCATCCCTGACCTGGTGCTGATCCTGCTGATCTTCTACGGCGGCCAGGACATCATCAACCGGGTGGCTCCGCTGCTCGGCTACGACGACTACATCGACCTGAACCCGCTGGCTGCCGGCATCGGTACCCTGGGTTTCATCTTTGGGGCGTACCTTTCGGAAACCTTCCGCGGCGCCTTCCTGGGTATCCCCAAGGGCCAGGCCGAGGCCGGCGCGGCCTATGGCATGAGCGGCGTGCAGGTGTTCTTCCGGATCCTGGTGCCGCAGATGATCCGCCTGGCCATCCCGGGTTTTACCAACAACTGGCTGGTGCTGACCAAGGCCACCGCACTGATTTCGGTGGTGGGCCTGCAGGACATGATGTTCAAGGCCAAGCAGGCGGCCGACGCCACCCGCGAGCCTTTCACCTTCTTCCTGGCGGTGGCGGCACTGTACCTGGTGCTGACCAGCGTCTCGCTGCTGGCGCTGAAGTACCTCGAGAAGCGCTACTCGGTTGGCGTCAAGGTGGCTGAATTATGA
- the argR gene encoding transcriptional regulator ArgR codes for MTTQRIGFLIWPGTRPLTLALAEEVLLVAQRVHPDVVYELAFLQAEAGQEGAWRLPGEAWSGRLEGCHKLFLVADEPPAAMGSALSAALKQLARGGCMIGGLSAGVYPLAALGLLDGYRAAVHWRWQDDFAERFPKVIATSHLFDWDRDRLTACGGMAVTDLLLAVLARDHGAELAGAVSEELVVERIREGGERQRIPLQNRLGSSHPKLTQAVLLMEANIEEPLTTDEIAQHVCVSRRQLERIFKQYLNRVPSQYYLELRLNKARQMLMQTSKSIIQIGLSCGFSSGPHFSSAYRNFFGATPREDRNQRRSSSPFELSSAPAEKG; via the coding sequence ATGACCACCCAGCGAATCGGCTTTCTCATCTGGCCCGGCACCCGGCCGCTGACCCTGGCGTTGGCGGAAGAGGTGTTGCTGGTGGCCCAGCGGGTGCATCCGGACGTGGTCTACGAACTGGCCTTTTTGCAGGCCGAGGCGGGCCAGGAGGGCGCCTGGCGCCTCCCAGGCGAGGCCTGGAGCGGCCGCCTGGAAGGCTGCCACAAGCTGTTTCTGGTGGCCGATGAGCCGCCAGCGGCAATGGGCTCGGCGCTGTCTGCGGCGCTCAAGCAGCTGGCCCGCGGCGGCTGCATGATCGGCGGGCTGTCGGCCGGGGTGTACCCGTTGGCGGCCCTCGGCCTGCTCGATGGCTACCGCGCCGCCGTGCACTGGCGCTGGCAGGATGACTTTGCCGAGCGCTTCCCCAAGGTGATCGCCACCAGCCACCTGTTCGACTGGGACCGGGATCGCCTGACCGCCTGTGGCGGCATGGCGGTGACCGACCTGCTGCTGGCGGTGCTGGCCCGCGACCACGGTGCGGAGCTGGCCGGGGCGGTGTCGGAGGAGCTGGTGGTCGAGCGCATCCGCGAAGGTGGCGAGCGCCAGCGTATCCCGCTGCAGAACCGCCTGGGCTCCAGCCACCCCAAGCTGACCCAGGCGGTGCTGCTGATGGAGGCCAATATCGAAGAGCCGCTGACCACCGACGAGATCGCCCAGCATGTGTGCGTGTCGCGCCGGCAGTTGGAGCGCATCTTCAAGCAGTACCTGAACCGCGTCCCCAGCCAGTACTACCTGGAGCTGCGCCTGAACAAGGCGCGGCAGATGCTGATGCAGACCAGCAAGTCGATCATCCAGATCGGCTTGTCCTGCGGGTTCTCCTCCGGGCCGCATTTCTCCAGCGCCTACCGCAATTTCTTCGGCGCCACGCCGCGTGAAGACCGCAACCAGCGGCGCAGCAGCAGCCCGTTCGAGCTCAGTTCGGCGCCGGCTGAAAAGGGCTGA
- a CDS encoding aspartate aminotransferase family protein: protein MSVEQAPVQRADFDQVMVPNYSPAAFIPVRGEGSRVWDQSGRELIDFAGGIAVNALGHCHPALVKALTEQANTLWHVSNVFTNEPALRLAHKLVDATFADRAFFCNSGAESNEAAFKLARRVAHDRFGAEKHEIIATVNSFHGRTLFTVSVGGQPKYSDGFGPKITGISHVPYNDLEALKAQISDKTCAVVIEPIQGESGVVPADKAYLEGARKLCDEHNALLIFDEVQTGVGRTGSLYAYQHYGVTPDILTSAKSLGGGFPIGAMLTTSELAKHLAVGTHGTTYGGNPLGCAVACAVLDVINTPETLAGIKAKHERFKTRLEQIGQQYGLFTQVRGVGLLIGCVLSQAWVGKAKDVLNAAEKEGVMVLQAGPDVVRFAPSLVVEDADIDEGLDRFERAVAQLTKA, encoded by the coding sequence ATGTCCGTTGAGCAAGCCCCGGTGCAACGTGCCGATTTCGACCAGGTGATGGTCCCCAACTATTCGCCGGCGGCCTTCATTCCTGTGCGAGGCGAGGGTTCCCGAGTATGGGACCAGTCGGGCCGCGAGCTGATCGACTTCGCCGGCGGCATCGCGGTGAATGCCCTGGGCCACTGCCACCCGGCGCTGGTCAAGGCGCTGACCGAGCAGGCCAACACCCTCTGGCATGTCTCTAACGTGTTCACCAACGAGCCGGCCCTGCGCCTGGCCCACAAGCTGGTGGACGCCACCTTTGCCGACCGCGCGTTCTTCTGCAACTCCGGCGCTGAATCCAACGAGGCCGCCTTCAAGCTGGCCCGGCGTGTCGCCCACGACCGCTTCGGCGCTGAAAAGCACGAAATCATCGCCACCGTGAACAGCTTCCACGGCCGTACCCTGTTCACCGTCAGTGTTGGTGGCCAGCCGAAGTACTCCGACGGTTTCGGCCCGAAGATCACCGGCATCAGCCACGTGCCGTACAACGACCTGGAAGCGCTGAAAGCACAAATTTCCGATAAGACCTGCGCCGTGGTGATCGAGCCGATCCAGGGCGAGAGCGGTGTGGTACCTGCCGACAAGGCGTATCTGGAAGGCGCGCGCAAGCTGTGTGACGAGCACAACGCCCTGCTGATCTTCGACGAAGTGCAGACCGGCGTTGGCCGTACCGGCTCGCTGTACGCCTACCAGCACTACGGCGTGACCCCGGACATCCTGACCAGCGCCAAGAGCCTGGGCGGCGGCTTCCCGATCGGTGCCATGCTGACCACCAGCGAGCTGGCCAAGCACCTGGCCGTCGGCACCCACGGCACCACCTACGGCGGCAACCCGCTGGGCTGTGCGGTGGCTTGCGCGGTGCTGGACGTGATCAATACCCCAGAGACCCTGGCCGGCATCAAGGCCAAGCACGAGCGCTTCAAGACCCGCCTGGAGCAGATCGGCCAGCAGTACGGCCTGTTCACCCAGGTGCGTGGCGTCGGCCTGCTGATCGGCTGCGTGCTCAGCCAAGCCTGGGTCGGCAAGGCCAAGGACGTGCTCAACGCCGCTGAAAAAGAGGGCGTGATGGTGCTGCAAGCCGGCCCGGATGTGGTGCGTTTCGCCCCGAGCCTTGTCGTCGAAGATGCCGACATCGACGAAGGCCTGGACCGCTTCGAGCGCGCCGTGGCGCAGCTGACCAAGGCCTGA
- the astD gene encoding succinylglutamate-semialdehyde dehydrogenase: MTTHYIAGQWLAGKGEALQSLNPVTQAVVWAGQGADAGQVEAAVSAARQAFPAWAQLSLEARISVLEAFAGTLKARADELAHCIGEETGKPLWESATEVTSMVNKVAISVQSYRERTGEKSGPLADATAVLRHKPHGVVAVFGPYNFPGHLPNGHIVPALLAGNCVVFKPSELTPKVAELTVQCWAEAGLPAGVLNLVQGARETGVALAANTGIDGLFFTGSSRTGNLLHQQFAGRPDKILALEMGGNNPLVVDEVKDLDAAVYTIIQSAFISAGQRCTCARRLLVPQGAWGDRLIARLVEVSRTLSVGAFDQQPAPFMGSVISLQAAQALLAAQRELLGKGAVALLEMTQPQATAALLTPGIIDVTAVTGRPDEEFFGPLLQVIRYADFDAAINEANNTQYGLAAGLLSDSNARYQHFWLRSRAGIVNWNKQLTGAASSAPFGGVGASGNHRASAYYAADYCAYPVASLETASLALPATLTPGVTL; the protein is encoded by the coding sequence ATGACCACGCATTACATCGCAGGGCAATGGCTCGCAGGCAAAGGTGAGGCACTGCAGTCGCTGAACCCGGTCACCCAGGCGGTGGTCTGGGCAGGGCAGGGTGCTGATGCCGGCCAGGTGGAGGCGGCAGTCAGTGCTGCCCGCCAGGCCTTCCCGGCTTGGGCGCAACTGAGCCTGGAAGCGCGGATCAGCGTGCTGGAAGCCTTCGCCGGAACACTCAAGGCGCGTGCTGACGAGCTGGCGCACTGCATCGGTGAGGAAACCGGCAAGCCTTTGTGGGAGTCGGCCACCGAAGTCACCAGCATGGTCAACAAGGTGGCGATCTCGGTACAGAGCTACCGCGAACGCACTGGCGAGAAGAGCGGCCCGCTGGCCGATGCCACGGCGGTACTGCGGCACAAGCCCCATGGCGTGGTGGCGGTGTTCGGCCCCTACAACTTCCCCGGCCACCTGCCCAACGGGCATATCGTGCCGGCGCTGCTGGCGGGCAACTGCGTGGTGTTCAAGCCCAGCGAGCTGACGCCGAAAGTTGCCGAACTGACGGTGCAGTGCTGGGCCGAGGCCGGGCTGCCGGCCGGGGTACTCAACCTGGTGCAGGGCGCCCGCGAAACCGGCGTGGCGCTGGCGGCCAATACAGGTATCGATGGCTTGTTCTTTACCGGCTCCAGCCGCACCGGCAACCTGCTGCACCAGCAGTTCGCCGGGCGCCCGGACAAGATCCTCGCGCTGGAAATGGGGGGCAACAACCCGCTGGTGGTGGATGAGGTCAAGGACCTGGACGCGGCGGTGTACACCATCATCCAGTCGGCGTTCATCTCGGCCGGCCAGCGCTGCACCTGCGCCCGCCGCCTGCTGGTGCCGCAAGGTGCCTGGGGTGACCGGCTGATCGCGCGCCTGGTCGAGGTCAGCCGCACCCTCAGCGTGGGTGCCTTCGACCAGCAACCGGCGCCGTTCATGGGCTCGGTGATCTCGCTGCAGGCTGCCCAGGCGCTGCTGGCGGCCCAGCGCGAGTTGCTTGGCAAGGGCGCCGTGGCGCTGCTGGAAATGACCCAGCCCCAGGCCACTGCCGCCTTGCTGACCCCGGGCATCATCGATGTGACCGCTGTTACCGGGCGCCCGGACGAAGAGTTCTTCGGCCCGCTGCTGCAGGTGATCCGCTACGCCGACTTCGACGCCGCCATCAATGAGGCCAACAACACCCAGTACGGCCTGGCCGCCGGGCTGCTGTCGGACTCCAACGCCCGCTACCAGCACTTCTGGCTGCGCAGCCGCGCCGGCATCGTCAACTGGAACAAGCAACTGACCGGTGCCGCCAGCAGCGCGCCGTTCGGTGGCGTGGGCGCCAGTGGCAACCACCGCGCCAGCGCATATTATGCGGCCGACTACTGCGCTTACCCCGTGGCATCGCTGGAGACCGCCAGCCTTGCATTGCCGGCGACCCTGACGCCGGGCGTCACCCTATAA